The following DNA comes from Pseudobythopirellula maris.
CGCGACCGCTAGCACCGCCGCCCCCGCGACGAACACCGGCGTGCAGCCGACCAGGCCGATGATCCAACCGACCAATGGCGCCCCGACCAAGACCGGCGCCGCGAGGCAGGCGCCGATCGCGCTGAGCAGCATCGGGTGGTTCTCCGGCTCGGTCAGCTCGAGGGCGTAGTTCATCAGCAGCTTGATCGACACCGGCGTGAAACCGAGCGGCACGAACACCAGCCAGTACCACCCCTCGGCCGCCTCGGCGCCGAGCGTGGCGAGCACCACCGCGATGATCGGCGCGAGGATCGAGCCCCACACCGTTAGCCGCAACGCGGCGCGGTTGCCGCGACGGTCGGCCAGCGGCCCGACCAGCAGGCTGAACAGCGCCACCGCCACGTGCTGTCCCACCAACCAGCCCAGCAGCGACCGCGGGTCGAAGCTCTCCACTCCCTCGCGGGCGAGCGCCTGGTAGTGGGGGAACAGCATGAACGTGGTGCTGTAGAGCAACGCGGTGATCGCTGCGCCGTGGAACCGCGGGCCGTCACGCAGCAGCCGCCATGCGCCGCTCAGTTTCTCCCAGGGGTTGGACGCCGGTTCGGTGTAGTCGTCGCGCCGCTCGCGCACCAGCAGCATCGCCGCGGCGGAAAGCGCGAACGCCACGGCCGGGGCGGCGAAGATCCAGCCGAAGCCGCCGTCGTCCTTCGCCAGCCAGCCGGGCATCAACCACCAAGCCAGCGCGATCGCCGCCGGCGCGCCGACGAACACCGACGCCGAGAACAGCCGGCCGCGGAGCGTCGGGCGTATCAGCTTTCCGGTCGCCGCGTGCATCGCGAGTTGGTTGACGCCCGTCAGCGCGAAGAACACCCCGTAAGCGGTGAGGAATAGGTAGGGCATCCAGCCGGCCGGCTCGCCGTCGGCGCCCCGCCACGCGCCGCTCGCCCAGACCGTCGAGAGCAGCGCGAAGGGGATCGCCATGCCGAAGCTCGTCATCGCGATCGAGCGCGACTTGCGCGGCGAGAGCTTCACCCAACGGGCGGCCAAAATAGGCGGCACGCTGAAACCGAACCGGTTGAGCACCATCATCCAGCCGAGCATCGTCGGCGACCCGCCGACCACCGCGAGGAAGTACGGCATCACGACGCTCTCGGTCTTGAAGATCCAGCCGACCCGGAGCAGCAGTTGCTGCATGGCGAGCACCAAGAAGTTGCGGCCCTCGTGCGGGTGCGGCTCGTCGGGCCGCTTGTGCGACGGGCAGAGCGGCTCGTCGGCGCCGCGGTCGATGTCCTCGGCGTCGGCGGCGAAAGCGGGTTTAGAAAGGCGGGACAAAGCGTGGGGCCAGCGGTGGGAGGTCAGAGGTCAGTTAGCGCGTGGCGAGCGACGCATGGCGAGGCGCCGTAAAAGCATCTCACCAATCAACGCCGCCGCATCATCTCCCCCAGCAGCATCTCCAGATAGCTGCGTCCCTCCGGTTGAGAGAGCCCTAAACGCCCGGCGAGGTTCACCACAGCCTGTTCAGCGTCGTCCTGCGACGTCTCGTCGGCGAGCGTCTCGACCTCGGCGTACAGGCCGAGGCCCTCGACCCGGTCGATCGTCAGCTCAAACGCCCGGCCGTCGAGCGTGAGCGAGAATGCC
Coding sequences within:
- a CDS encoding MFS transporter, with the translated sequence MSRLSKPAFAADAEDIDRGADEPLCPSHKRPDEPHPHEGRNFLVLAMQQLLLRVGWIFKTESVVMPYFLAVVGGSPTMLGWMMVLNRFGFSVPPILAARWVKLSPRKSRSIAMTSFGMAIPFALLSTVWASGAWRGADGEPAGWMPYLFLTAYGVFFALTGVNQLAMHAATGKLIRPTLRGRLFSASVFVGAPAAIALAWWLMPGWLAKDDGGFGWIFAAPAVAFALSAAAMLLVRERRDDYTEPASNPWEKLSGAWRLLRDGPRFHGAAITALLYSTTFMLFPHYQALAREGVESFDPRSLLGWLVGQHVAVALFSLLVGPLADRRGNRAALRLTVWGSILAPIIAVVLATLGAEAAEGWYWLVFVPLGFTPVSIKLLMNYALELTEPENHPMLLSAIGACLAAPVLVGAPLVGWIIGLVGCTPVFVAGAAVLAVAGVQTLRLEEPRHTASEEASE